The following are from one region of the Geothermobacter ehrlichii genome:
- the cysN gene encoding sulfate adenylyltransferase subunit CysN, which translates to MNSQSELIAEDIHAYLKEQEEKSLLRFITCGSVDDGKSTLIGRLLWDSKLIFEDQLAALQADSRRIGTQGDDIDYALLLDGLQAEREQGITIDVAYRFFSTDRRKFIVADTPGHEQYTRNMVTGASTAQVAVILVDARKGVLTQTRRHSYLVSLVGIRHVVLAVNKMDLVDYRQERFEQIRRDYELFAGNLGFDEIVAIPISALKGDNVLKARGNTEWYDGPSLMNYLETVQVEDETRKKPFRFAVQWVNRPNLDFRGFSGTVASGQIAVGDEVVVAASGQTSRVSRIVTMDGDLEQARAGQAVTLCLADEIDISRGDVLSRPDERPAFADQFEAHLVWLHEDAMLPGRTYLLKAGCKTVPVQIGQLKYRVDVNSMEHLPARSLQLNEIGVANLATGQPIAFDPYRENRATGSFILIDRLTNATVGAGMIDFPLRRATNIHWQSVDIDKMARAVIKGQKPCVLWFTGLSGAGKSTLANLVEKKLHSLGYHTYLLDGDNVRHGLNRDLGFTDADRVENIRRVAEAAKLFVDAGLIVLTAFISPFRSERKMARDLLEEGEFIEIYVSTPLEVCERRDPKGLYRKARAGELPNFTGIDSEYEPPEDPEIVVDGSHDNPEELAELIVEKVLGKKTDDFRDGTLWQEGL; encoded by the coding sequence ATGAACAGCCAATCGGAACTGATTGCCGAAGACATTCACGCCTACCTGAAGGAACAGGAAGAGAAGTCCCTGCTGCGCTTCATCACCTGCGGCAGCGTCGATGACGGCAAGTCGACCCTCATCGGCCGGCTGCTGTGGGACTCGAAGCTGATCTTCGAGGACCAGCTGGCAGCGCTGCAGGCCGACAGCCGCCGCATCGGCACCCAGGGGGACGACATCGACTACGCCCTGCTGCTCGACGGTCTGCAGGCCGAGCGCGAACAGGGGATCACCATCGACGTCGCCTACCGCTTCTTCAGCACCGACCGGCGCAAGTTCATCGTCGCCGACACCCCGGGCCACGAGCAGTACACCCGCAACATGGTGACCGGGGCCAGCACGGCGCAGGTGGCGGTGATCCTGGTCGACGCCCGCAAAGGCGTGCTGACCCAGACCCGGCGGCACAGCTACCTGGTGTCGCTGGTGGGCATCCGGCACGTGGTGCTGGCGGTGAACAAGATGGACCTGGTCGACTACCGGCAGGAGCGGTTCGAACAGATCCGGCGCGACTACGAACTGTTCGCCGGCAACCTCGGTTTCGACGAGATCGTCGCCATCCCCATCTCGGCACTGAAGGGTGACAACGTGCTCAAGGCGCGCGGGAACACCGAGTGGTATGACGGACCGAGCCTGATGAACTACCTGGAAACGGTTCAGGTGGAGGACGAGACGCGGAAGAAGCCGTTCCGCTTTGCCGTGCAGTGGGTCAACCGTCCGAACCTCGATTTTCGCGGCTTTTCCGGCACCGTCGCCTCGGGGCAGATCGCCGTGGGTGACGAGGTGGTAGTGGCCGCCTCGGGGCAAACCAGCCGCGTCAGCCGCATCGTCACCATGGACGGCGACCTGGAGCAGGCCCGCGCCGGTCAGGCGGTCACCCTCTGCCTGGCCGACGAAATCGACATCAGCCGGGGGGATGTCCTGTCCCGACCCGATGAACGACCGGCCTTCGCCGACCAGTTCGAGGCGCATCTGGTCTGGCTGCACGAGGATGCCATGCTGCCCGGCCGGACCTATCTGCTGAAGGCGGGATGCAAGACGGTGCCGGTCCAGATCGGCCAGCTCAAGTACCGGGTGGACGTGAACAGCATGGAACACCTGCCTGCCAGGTCCCTGCAGTTGAATGAGATCGGTGTTGCCAATCTGGCCACCGGGCAGCCCATCGCCTTTGATCCCTACCGGGAAAACCGTGCCACCGGCAGCTTCATCCTCATCGACCGGCTGACCAACGCCACCGTCGGCGCCGGCATGATCGATTTTCCGTTGCGCCGGGCGACCAACATCCACTGGCAGTCGGTCGATATCGACAAGATGGCGCGGGCGGTGATCAAGGGGCAGAAGCCCTGTGTCCTCTGGTTCACGGGGTTGTCAGGCGCCGGCAAGTCGACTCTGGCCAATCTCGTGGAGAAGAAGCTGCATTCCCTCGGATATCATACCTACCTGCTCGATGGTGACAACGTCCGGCACGGCCTGAACAGGGATCTGGGTTTTACCGACGCCGATCGGGTCGAGAATATTCGCCGGGTCGCGGAAGCCGCCAAGCTCTTTGTCGATGCCGGTCTCATCGTGCTGACGGCCTTCATCTCGCCGTTTCGCAGCGAGCGCAAGATGGCCAGAGACCTGCTGGAAGAAGGCGAGTTCATCGAGATCTACGTCAGCACTCCGCTCGAGGTCTGCGAGCGGAGAGATCCCAAAGGCCTTTATCGCAAGGCACGGGCCGGTGAACTGCCCAACTTTACCGGCATTGACTCCGAATACGAACCTCCGGAAGATCCCGAAATCGTCGTTGACGGGAGCCACGACAACCCGGAGGAGCTGGCGGAGCTGATCGTCGAAAAAGTTCTCGGCAAGAAAACAGATGATTTCAGAGATGGAACTCTTTGGCAGGAAGGGTTGTGA
- a CDS encoding sulfotransferase domain-containing protein, with translation MNAAREREGFKVNFLLAGVQKGGTTALSTFLGQHPDICMAPCKEVHFFDRPDYEHLAGQGELDRTYRKAFPNYEGQVVVGEATPIYIYWPWAPERIFRYNPNMKILIILRSPMERAISHYHMERFRGNEKKNICMAFLMEPFVLHRYRKDQSSNSPLRVCSYLSRGFYARQIRRLLEYFPEKNVRLVWNKDLKENHAATLDKIFDFLEVPKNGAGIERKNIFQGKYSTGFIENIIIFIGRFLYFYDCFILRKKYGHLVL, from the coding sequence ATGAACGCTGCCAGGGAAAGAGAAGGATTCAAGGTCAATTTTCTGCTCGCCGGAGTACAGAAGGGGGGGACCACGGCTTTGTCGACCTTTCTCGGACAACATCCGGACATCTGTATGGCTCCCTGCAAGGAGGTCCACTTTTTTGATCGTCCCGACTATGAACACCTTGCGGGTCAGGGAGAGCTTGACCGGACATATCGAAAGGCTTTCCCCAATTATGAGGGCCAGGTTGTTGTTGGTGAAGCTACGCCGATCTATATCTATTGGCCATGGGCTCCGGAAAGGATTTTCAGATACAATCCGAATATGAAGATACTGATTATTCTGCGCTCGCCCATGGAGCGAGCCATATCTCACTATCATATGGAGAGGTTCAGGGGAAACGAGAAGAAAAATATTTGTATGGCTTTTTTAATGGAGCCATTTGTTTTGCACAGATATCGCAAGGATCAGTCAAGCAATTCTCCTCTCAGAGTTTGCAGCTATCTCAGTCGAGGATTTTATGCACGACAGATTCGTCGACTACTCGAATATTTCCCTGAAAAAAATGTCAGGTTGGTGTGGAATAAGGACTTGAAAGAAAATCATGCAGCAACTCTTGACAAGATATTTGATTTTCTTGAGGTGCCAAAGAACGGAGCAGGTATTGAAAGGAAAAATATTTTCCAAGGTAAGTATTCAACGGGATTTATTGAAAATATAATTATCTTTATTGGCAGGTTTTTGTATTTTTATGATTGTTTTATTTTAAGAAAAAAATATGGGCATCTTGTTTTGTGA
- a CDS encoding ABC transporter permease encodes MFFYVYALEKKECKDGFLGILWWVIDPLIYMVAFYAIFALGLRGKGTEFAPFLLCGLVPWKWFASSINRATVSIKKNSQLIKQVYLPKYVFPSVEIVRGGFKFLISFFVLVLFLFFYKGCLIDLFYIVPVFIAQMFFIFSLGMLLSSFYPFLPDIKLVVENMIMFLFFVSGIFFDIDKFSPEVRQIFMLNPMAILIKAFRRVLLDNDFPDVGQLLYVFLLSLILFIAALCILKRFDRFYSKIV; translated from the coding sequence GTGTTTTTTTATGTCTATGCCCTTGAAAAAAAGGAGTGCAAAGATGGGTTTCTTGGCATTCTTTGGTGGGTTATAGACCCTTTGATTTATATGGTGGCTTTTTACGCTATCTTTGCGCTTGGTCTGCGAGGAAAGGGGACGGAGTTTGCTCCTTTTCTTTTGTGTGGTCTTGTTCCATGGAAATGGTTTGCAAGCTCGATAAACAGGGCTACTGTATCAATAAAGAAAAATTCTCAGCTGATAAAACAGGTTTACTTGCCAAAATATGTATTTCCAAGTGTTGAAATTGTTAGGGGTGGTTTTAAGTTTTTGATTTCTTTTTTTGTTCTTGTTTTGTTCCTGTTTTTTTATAAAGGTTGTTTGATTGACTTATTTTATATTGTGCCAGTATTTATTGCCCAGATGTTTTTTATTTTTTCTCTTGGAATGTTGCTTTCTTCATTTTATCCTTTTTTGCCGGATATTAAGCTTGTAGTGGAAAACATGATCATGTTTCTGTTTTTTGTTTCTGGAATTTTTTTTGACATAGACAAGTTCAGCCCCGAAGTCAGGCAGATTTTCATGCTCAATCCTATGGCAATATTGATCAAGGCTTTCAGAAGGGTTCTGCTCGACAACGATTTTCCGGATGTTGGGCAGCTGCTCTATGTCTTCCTGCTCTCTCTGATTCTGTTTATTGCCGCGCTCTGCATACTCAAGCGCTTTGATCGTTTCTATTCGAAGATTGTCTGA
- a CDS encoding ABC transporter ATP-binding protein, with translation MSAVSIRVEGLGVYYRRWSGFLRKDRFWALEDVSFEVARGETFGVIGRNGAGKSTLLSVLSGICAPDRGSVELFGGRASLLSLQVGFVKELSGRDNALLGALLMGVELKTARKRLNDVVRFAGLEETIDQPFETYSAGMKARLGFSVAFHAQPDIILLDEVLGVGDAAFKKKSSQAMKELISSHRTVVLVSHNSETILEHCDRVLWLERGRVKQVGRPEDVVAEYEQTVK, from the coding sequence ATGTCAGCTGTTTCCATAAGGGTCGAGGGTCTTGGCGTCTACTACCGGCGATGGTCGGGGTTCCTGCGGAAGGACAGGTTTTGGGCCCTTGAGGATGTGTCCTTCGAGGTGGCTCGGGGGGAAACCTTTGGCGTAATCGGCCGGAACGGGGCCGGCAAGAGCACGCTGCTGAGCGTTTTGTCGGGCATCTGTGCGCCTGACCGCGGGTCGGTTGAACTGTTCGGGGGGCGGGCGTCGCTGCTGTCCCTGCAGGTTGGGTTTGTCAAGGAACTTTCTGGACGCGACAATGCCCTGCTTGGGGCTCTTCTGATGGGGGTCGAGTTGAAAACAGCCAGAAAGCGTCTGAACGATGTGGTTCGCTTTGCAGGCCTCGAAGAGACTATCGATCAGCCGTTTGAAACCTATTCAGCCGGCATGAAAGCCAGACTGGGTTTTTCGGTGGCCTTTCATGCCCAGCCGGATATCATTCTCCTCGATGAAGTTCTCGGTGTTGGTGATGCTGCCTTCAAGAAGAAGTCCTCACAGGCCATGAAGGAGCTCATCTCCTCGCACCGAACCGTGGTGCTCGTATCCCATAACAGCGAGACGATTCTGGAACACTGTGACCGTGTTTTATGGCTGGAGCGGGGGCGTGTAAAGCAAGTGGGACGACCGGAAGATGTTGTTGCCGAATACGAACAGACAGTGAAGTGA
- a CDS encoding glycosyltransferase codes for MEDREKSLLLVAGMHRSGTSAVAGALRFYGFDLGEDLLPAKKDNPKGFWEHKAVVAFNDDLLSSLDSRWNDPFMLPEDGFDEGRADQLAMLLEKEFGPLARPCVKDPRICRLLPLWQQALERLGWQAQYLVVFRHPGSVAASLAHRNGIPPNEGLALWLSYTLSLLKSLPNEGVAFVYYDDFLDDPAAILSERLDRLFPAESLLPDTVGLKNFVDRSLCHHWTEHARNGDADMIRQLSVEIFDFLKFLAAGRTQWKSQEIADFVSRFRSLETAGKAWGRSALIADFGSRISYLEAELQDSNNRCQELRRELNNQLQELNARQQELNAKQQELNAKQQELNAKQQELNAKQQELNAKQQELNAKQRQLDEIYSSRSWKVARVLSRAWRALPKPEQLQELIFRLAKRAYHRLPLNMRTKNRLRSVLQRAFPVLNRARGGSGNQSGNVATGLGAQIRELESAVDALALDDLDFRPREANPLVSLIVPVHNNLDYTVRCLKSIYRSGSDIDYEVILVDDLSGDNTPKVVQKITGLVYVRNRENLGFLRSCNLGARKAKGRYLVFLNNDTLVFPGWLSALLEPFQRDDKVGLVGAKLIFPDGRLQEAGGIVWRDGSAWNFGRLEDPEAPEYNYLRQVDYLSAACICVPKILFDQLGGFDERFTPAYYEDTDLAFSVRKKGFKVLYQPRCRVVHYEGVSCGADLGQGVKRYQLINAEKFRDKWRDVLKHHSPNGHFPEREKDRYCRARVLVVDALVPTPDRDSGSLRMFNILKILVEMGCKVTFVPENLQYLGGYVETLQEMGIEVLYAPYVCHLGSYMERTRGLYDVVVLSRPYVAGLWMDTARKNYPDATLIYDTVDLHFLRERRQAEVEQNHRLFRQAEETEVLETGLMRKADTTWVVSPYEQDLLRGRYPKLRVEVLSNVHEVFGRARPFEDRRDILFVGGFNHPPNVDAVRFFVSEIWPGIREDNPGLKFYVVGSDVPDEIRSLADDTIIVTGYVEDLAPYFNRCLMSVAPLRYGAGVKGKINMSMSYGVPVVATSVGVEGMSLEHGVDVLVGDSPDEFARLVTRLCRDKELWNRLSDNGMRNLQKHFSFDAARTVLEKILTN; via the coding sequence ATGGAAGATCGAGAAAAGAGTCTGCTTCTTGTTGCGGGAATGCACCGTAGCGGCACATCGGCCGTTGCTGGCGCGCTACGTTTTTACGGATTTGATCTCGGAGAGGATCTCCTGCCGGCCAAGAAGGACAATCCCAAGGGGTTTTGGGAGCATAAGGCCGTCGTTGCATTCAATGATGATTTGCTTTCTTCTCTGGATAGCCGTTGGAATGATCCGTTTATGTTGCCCGAGGATGGTTTTGATGAGGGGAGGGCGGACCAACTTGCCATGCTGCTGGAGAAGGAGTTCGGCCCGCTTGCCCGGCCATGTGTCAAGGATCCCCGGATCTGTCGTTTGCTTCCCCTGTGGCAGCAGGCGCTGGAAAGGCTTGGCTGGCAGGCCCAATATTTGGTTGTTTTCCGGCACCCCGGAAGTGTTGCGGCATCTCTTGCTCATCGTAACGGTATCCCCCCGAATGAGGGATTGGCATTGTGGCTCAGCTACACTCTTTCCTTGCTGAAATCGCTTCCTAACGAGGGTGTCGCCTTTGTCTATTATGATGATTTTCTGGACGATCCGGCCGCCATTCTGTCCGAAAGATTGGACCGGCTCTTTCCCGCCGAGTCGTTGTTGCCTGATACGGTAGGTCTGAAAAATTTCGTCGATCGTTCTCTTTGTCACCATTGGACAGAACATGCCCGAAATGGTGATGCTGACATGATCCGGCAGCTCTCGGTGGAGATATTTGACTTTCTGAAGTTTCTCGCCGCCGGTCGGACTCAGTGGAAAAGCCAAGAAATCGCTGATTTCGTGAGCAGGTTTCGTTCCCTGGAAACTGCCGGGAAGGCCTGGGGAAGGAGCGCGCTGATCGCGGATTTCGGTTCCCGGATCTCGTATCTGGAGGCCGAACTTCAGGACTCGAACAACAGGTGCCAAGAACTTCGTCGGGAGTTAAACAACCAGCTGCAGGAGCTGAATGCCAGACAGCAGGAGCTGAATGCCAAACAGCAGGAATTGAACGCCAAACAGCAGGAATTGAACGCCAAACAGCAGGAATTGAACGCCAAACAGCAGGAATTGAACGCCAAACAGCAGGAATTGAACGCCAAGCAGCGTCAACTGGATGAGATTTATTCTTCACGGTCCTGGAAAGTTGCCAGGGTTTTGAGCCGTGCTTGGCGAGCCTTGCCGAAGCCTGAACAGCTACAGGAACTCATCTTTCGTCTGGCCAAGCGGGCCTATCACCGCCTCCCGTTGAATATGCGGACAAAAAACAGGCTTCGCTCCGTTCTGCAGAGGGCTTTTCCCGTGCTCAACAGAGCCAGGGGCGGCAGCGGCAATCAGTCGGGGAATGTTGCGACCGGATTGGGGGCGCAGATCAGGGAGCTGGAAAGTGCGGTCGACGCCTTGGCTCTCGATGACCTTGATTTCCGGCCTCGGGAGGCAAATCCGCTGGTCTCTCTGATTGTGCCCGTCCACAACAACCTCGACTATACGGTTCGGTGTCTGAAGTCCATCTACAGATCCGGGAGCGATATCGATTACGAAGTCATCCTCGTTGACGATCTCTCTGGGGACAACACACCGAAGGTTGTACAGAAAATCACGGGGCTGGTCTATGTGCGAAACAGGGAAAACCTCGGTTTTCTCAGATCGTGCAACCTGGGTGCCCGAAAAGCGAAAGGTCGTTACCTTGTCTTTCTCAATAACGATACGCTGGTTTTTCCCGGCTGGCTCAGTGCCTTGCTCGAACCGTTTCAGCGGGACGACAAGGTTGGCCTTGTCGGTGCGAAGCTGATTTTTCCGGATGGCCGTCTGCAGGAAGCGGGAGGAATTGTCTGGCGGGATGGTAGTGCCTGGAATTTTGGCCGTCTTGAGGATCCTGAAGCACCTGAATACAATTACCTCAGGCAGGTTGACTATCTTTCTGCTGCCTGTATCTGTGTTCCGAAAATCCTTTTTGACCAGCTCGGGGGGTTTGATGAACGTTTCACTCCTGCTTATTACGAGGACACCGACCTGGCCTTCTCCGTTCGTAAGAAGGGGTTCAAGGTCCTGTATCAACCCCGCTGCCGGGTCGTGCACTATGAAGGAGTCAGTTGCGGAGCGGATCTCGGGCAGGGGGTCAAGCGCTACCAGCTGATCAACGCCGAGAAGTTTCGCGACAAGTGGCGGGACGTTCTGAAACACCATTCGCCCAATGGTCATTTTCCTGAAAGGGAAAAGGACCGCTACTGCAGGGCCCGGGTTCTGGTCGTCGATGCCCTTGTCCCCACCCCTGACCGGGATTCCGGTTCGCTGCGAATGTTCAATATATTGAAAATTCTGGTCGAAATGGGCTGCAAAGTTACCTTTGTTCCCGAAAACCTTCAGTATCTCGGGGGCTATGTTGAAACACTTCAGGAGATGGGGATAGAAGTTCTTTACGCCCCCTATGTGTGTCATCTGGGAAGCTACATGGAGCGAACGAGAGGGCTTTATGATGTGGTCGTTCTCAGTCGGCCTTACGTTGCCGGACTCTGGATGGACACGGCCCGGAAAAATTACCCGGACGCGACATTGATCTACGACACTGTCGACCTTCATTTCCTGCGGGAGAGGCGGCAGGCGGAAGTGGAACAGAACCACCGGCTGTTCAGGCAGGCCGAGGAGACCGAGGTTCTCGAAACTGGCCTCATGCGCAAGGCTGATACGACCTGGGTCGTCAGTCCGTACGAGCAGGACCTGTTGCGGGGCCGCTACCCGAAACTGCGTGTTGAAGTGCTGTCCAATGTTCACGAGGTTTTTGGCCGGGCGCGACCATTCGAAGACAGGCGGGATATTCTCTTTGTTGGTGGGTTCAATCACCCGCCGAATGTCGATGCCGTGAGGTTTTTTGTGTCCGAAATCTGGCCCGGTATCAGGGAGGATAATCCTGGACTGAAGTTTTATGTGGTGGGCAGTGACGTGCCGGATGAGATTCGATCGCTGGCGGATGACACCATTATCGTGACCGGATATGTAGAGGATTTAGCTCCCTATTTCAATCGCTGTCTCATGTCCGTGGCGCCTTTGCGTTACGGTGCCGGGGTCAAGGGGAAGATCAACATGAGCATGAGTTACGGCGTGCCTGTGGTGGCGACGAGTGTGGGGGTCGAGGGAATGTCGCTCGAGCACGGTGTGGATGTTCTTGTTGGTGACAGCCCGGATGAATTTGCCCGGTTGGTGACCAGGCTGTGCCGGGATAAAGAATTGTGGAACAGGCTGTCGGATAATGGAATGAGAAACTTGCAGAAGCATTTTTCGTTCGATGCGGCACGCACTGTCCTGGAAAAGATCCTGACGAACTGA
- a CDS encoding sulfotransferase family 2 domain-containing protein, producing the protein MLICPDYKFIYIHIHKNAGKAVKHCLRGILKKSGVRFFTREWNGNEIHNHVSLPALLDSYPDLKGYFTFTTIRNPWDRLASAFFWVKSKPEGAPGMNRAHLSWAPDFSSFVKALYKSYLQYRDKRPEDNIFLQTERSFVLPRLVYPAQSVYLYNVAKNIAPHAICHYENLEEDLKRTVGKLLGEKAAQGVKLKILGPSAKPPYRTLYTPETADMVREIYAEDIKRFSYEF; encoded by the coding sequence ATGTTAATCTGTCCTGATTATAAATTTATCTATATCCACATCCACAAAAACGCCGGCAAGGCTGTCAAACATTGTCTTAGAGGTATCCTCAAGAAATCTGGAGTCCGATTTTTCACTCGAGAATGGAACGGAAACGAAATCCACAATCACGTCAGTTTACCGGCCCTGCTCGACAGCTATCCAGACCTGAAGGGCTATTTCACATTTACCACCATCAGGAACCCTTGGGACAGACTGGCATCAGCTTTCTTCTGGGTCAAAAGCAAACCCGAAGGTGCTCCCGGCATGAACAGGGCACATCTTTCCTGGGCTCCGGATTTCTCCTCTTTCGTCAAGGCTCTCTACAAAAGTTATCTGCAATACAGAGACAAAAGGCCGGAGGACAATATCTTCCTGCAGACGGAGCGCTCTTTCGTCCTCCCCAGGCTGGTTTACCCTGCACAGTCGGTTTACCTTTACAACGTGGCAAAAAACATTGCCCCCCATGCTATCTGCCACTACGAAAACCTTGAAGAGGACCTGAAAAGGACTGTCGGCAAGTTGCTGGGCGAAAAGGCGGCCCAAGGCGTCAAGCTGAAAATCCTGGGACCGTCAGCCAAGCCTCCGTACCGAACCCTGTACACTCCGGAAACGGCCGACATGGTGAGAGAAATCTATGCCGAGGACATCAAGCGCTTCAGCTACGAATTCTGA
- a CDS encoding glycosyltransferase family 2 protein, which yields MSVAEQCLQPDRILIVDSSGSQMDLSPYQVLDAEVVKIPRQDFDHGGTRNLALDVLSGCDVIVYLTQDAVFASRTSLRNLMCAFRVGEVSAAYGRHVPWARSSAIARHARLYNYPDRPSYKVLADASEQGIKAIFMSNAFAAYRLSALKEIGGFRAPVIMGEDMEAAARLLLAGCKIAYVAEARVYHSHEYGLRDEFRRYFDIGVFHREQGWILKRFGRAEGEGRRFVRSELSYLRQHAPWRIPEALLRTCLKYLGYRAGKNYHVLPESLLPKLSMNRNYWPRRRVA from the coding sequence ATGTCGGTCGCCGAACAGTGCCTCCAGCCCGATCGAATCCTGATAGTCGATTCTTCGGGTTCTCAGATGGATCTTTCGCCGTATCAGGTGCTAGATGCCGAAGTTGTGAAGATTCCCCGACAGGATTTTGATCATGGGGGAACGCGCAACCTTGCCCTTGACGTACTGAGCGGATGTGATGTCATCGTCTATTTGACGCAGGACGCCGTTTTTGCGTCTAGAACTTCTTTGAGGAATCTCATGTGTGCCTTTCGGGTTGGCGAGGTATCTGCTGCCTATGGTAGGCACGTGCCCTGGGCCCGGTCAAGTGCCATCGCACGTCATGCCAGACTTTACAATTATCCCGATCGTCCATCGTACAAAGTACTGGCAGATGCTTCCGAGCAGGGTATCAAGGCAATTTTTATGTCAAATGCATTTGCTGCCTATCGTCTGTCGGCCCTGAAAGAGATTGGTGGATTTCGAGCTCCGGTTATTATGGGGGAGGATATGGAAGCGGCGGCGCGCCTGTTGCTCGCAGGTTGCAAGATTGCCTATGTCGCCGAGGCCAGAGTGTATCACAGCCACGAGTATGGTTTGCGGGATGAATTCCGAAGGTATTTTGACATTGGAGTTTTTCACCGGGAGCAAGGCTGGATTCTGAAAAGGTTCGGAAGGGCCGAAGGAGAAGGCAGGCGTTTCGTTCGGTCAGAATTGAGTTACCTTCGCCAGCATGCTCCATGGCGCATTCCCGAGGCCCTCTTGCGCACCTGTCTTAAATATCTTGGCTATCGGGCAGGGAAAAACTATCATGTGCTGCCTGAATCTTTGCTGCCCAAGCTGAGCATGAATCGGAACTACTGGCCACGCCGGCGGGTTGCTTGA
- the wbaP gene encoding undecaprenyl-phosphate galactose phosphotransferase WbaP: protein MLVWTLFLIIVDLVALVGAFFAGGEILLAWRDLDSYPSYLGTWVLCYSSGVPFLLAWFWVRSHYVRRKPFWDELRDLLQGVFVFSILCAAFLYLSKTPFSRLWFLGSMSFAGIFLPLFRSLYKASLLWLGHWRLPVVIIGNGPNAVDAAIALKSERLMGFQIRKFVALPEHDGYEQDRIKVNGDAYPVERADGDILDHLGDPGISNVVVALEVGGVVREIRTIEKLTRAVRNVYIVPALRGLPLYGMEINYFFRHEVLLLRLRNNLARVTSKIVKRSFDLFAALSLMIALAPLFWVLVWLIRRDGAPAIYAHMRIGRGGEEFPCLKFRTMVPDAEAVLEKILSEDEEARREWEASYKLKNDPRITRIGHFLRKTSLDELPQLWNVLRGEMSLVGPRPIIREEIDKYGDDFYFYKVARPGITGLWQVSGRSDIDYPSRVALDVWYVKNWSLWYDIAILFKTIRVVVQRSGAY from the coding sequence GTGCTGGTTTGGACCCTCTTTCTGATCATCGTCGACTTGGTGGCGCTTGTTGGTGCCTTTTTTGCCGGGGGGGAGATCCTTCTGGCTTGGCGCGACCTCGACAGTTATCCATCCTATCTCGGGACCTGGGTCCTTTGTTACTCCTCTGGAGTCCCCTTTCTTCTGGCCTGGTTCTGGGTGCGCAGCCACTATGTTCGCCGAAAGCCGTTCTGGGACGAACTGCGGGATCTGCTGCAGGGAGTATTTGTCTTTTCGATTCTCTGTGCGGCCTTCCTCTATCTGTCGAAAACGCCTTTTTCCCGTCTGTGGTTTCTTGGCAGCATGTCGTTTGCGGGCATTTTTCTTCCGCTGTTCCGCTCGCTTTACAAGGCGTCTCTTCTCTGGCTGGGGCATTGGAGGTTGCCGGTTGTGATCATTGGCAACGGCCCCAATGCCGTCGACGCAGCCATTGCCCTGAAAAGCGAACGTCTGATGGGGTTCCAGATCCGCAAATTCGTTGCTCTGCCCGAGCATGACGGTTACGAACAGGACAGAATAAAGGTGAATGGAGATGCCTATCCTGTCGAAAGAGCCGATGGCGATATCCTGGATCACCTTGGCGACCCCGGGATCAGCAATGTCGTTGTTGCACTCGAAGTAGGCGGGGTTGTGCGCGAGATTCGCACTATCGAGAAACTGACGCGAGCTGTCAGGAATGTCTACATCGTGCCGGCACTCAGGGGGCTGCCCCTGTATGGCATGGAAATCAACTATTTTTTTCGGCACGAGGTTCTCTTGTTGCGGTTGCGCAACAATCTTGCCCGGGTCACCTCGAAAATCGTCAAGCGCTCATTCGACCTCTTTGCAGCGTTGTCACTGATGATCGCCCTTGCTCCTCTCTTCTGGGTGCTGGTTTGGCTCATCCGCAGGGATGGTGCCCCTGCCATCTACGCGCATATGCGCATAGGCAGGGGGGGGGAGGAGTTCCCCTGTCTCAAGTTCCGGACCATGGTTCCGGATGCCGAAGCCGTGCTGGAGAAGATCCTTTCCGAGGATGAAGAAGCCCGCAGGGAGTGGGAAGCGAGCTACAAGCTGAAAAACGACCCGAGGATTACCCGCATCGGGCATTTTCTCAGAAAGACCAGTCTCGATGAACTGCCTCAGCTGTGGAACGTTCTGCGTGGCGAGATGAGCCTGGTCGGTCCGCGTCCCATCATCCGGGAAGAGATCGACAAGTACGGCGACGATTTTTACTTCTACAAGGTGGCGCGTCCCGGCATAACGGGCCTGTGGCAGGTGAGCGGCCGCAGCGACATCGACTATCCGAGCCGGGTCGCGCTGGATGTGTGGTATGTGAAAAACTGGTCGCTCTGGTATGATATTGCCATTCTGTTCAAAACCATCAGGGTGGTCGTGCAGCGCAGCGGTGCCTACTGA